TCCCAGTAATTGAACATATCCACGAGTGTGTCCGGCTGGCGGTAGTAGTGGTAGTCGTACATGACATCGGGCAGCGGTTCTGCGGGGAGACAGTTGGGGTCCATGTTGTCGACGATTAAGGTGAGGTGTGGGTATGCGTCGTGGATTGTGTTGTAGATCTGGGTTAGTCGGTCAGGGTACGTGTCGCAGCCGCCGGTGTAGTCGTCCTCGTTGCCGATTTCGATATACTGCACGGGCCAGGGCTCCTCGCGGCCGTTTTTGGAGCGTAGGGAGCCGTACGTGCTGTTGCTTGGGCCGAGGAGGTACTATATGTTTCATTAGACGAGATCGGTTATTAAGGGTGAATGCATACCTCCAGCTCGTCTAGAATGTCATCCAGGAACGGGTGCAGGTCGGCTCCGGAGAGGATTTCGTCGTAGGACTTGCCGTCCCAGACGGTGAGGACGGCGGTCATGTTCATGTCTTCGCACCACCAGAGGTATTCGTCCAGGCCTGTGACGTTAGAGCCAGTCTTCCAAGATGGAGGTCGACTTACCAAGGGCGTCCGTGTTGGGATAGTGCCAGGGGGCTGTGGTGTCAGCTACGCACTTCGATATCCATGGATAACTCACTGTCTCGTCCTGGTCGATTGACTACTGGCCCGATAGTCTcattccatttccaccgGCTGTCAACGTCGATTCCCTCTCTGTTCAATTAGCGCTGCACTGTATACCTAAAAAGAGAGGCCCTACATGTTATTCCCCCCAGGGAAGCGCAGAAACTTCGGCTGAAGATCGTAAACAGGCTGTATGAGATCCGCTCTCAAGCCATTCGCCCTAAACAATTAGCCCCAATACAACAAACATCCAGAGACCATTCAAAAGGGTACCCACCTATCATTCCAAGTCGGCGGGAACAGCTGCACAAGGCCAAACCTCAAGATATGCCCCTTTGCCTTCTCCGAATCAACCAGCAGCTGCCACTCGTTATCACCGACAGGCGACGCATCCGCCTCAAAGGTAGCATGGTACTCCTCGAACTTCTGCCTCGACTTGTCCACCGTGACATTATGGCTCGCGTACACAGTCCCATCCTCGGAATTGACCAGCCGCAGCATCACCGTGCCCGAGTACTCGCCCTTCATCCAGAAAGTGCTTGAGTAAGTCGCGTTGAGCACAGGCACGCCCTTGTACCCTGTGTTTGCGAATCCGACGAAGCCGGTCGCGTCGCTGCGCACGGATACCGCGAGGGTCGATGTGATCGCGTCGCTCAGGGGGGTGTCGGACTCGGAGATGTGCGTGTTGCCAATGGACTTGTATCCTGTCAGACCGGTGTCTGAGCCCTGGAAGCCGTTGTTCTGCAGGAGATTGCCGTGGATTCCGCCGTCGCCTGGTATTATCTGTTAGAATGACCTTATACGGTCGGCGTCACTATAAATGTCTAGACGAACCTGAATGGTCCATTTCCTATGCATGTCAGCTGCCTATaactattttctttttcagaGAAAACTCGTGGAAGTTCAAGGTACCTCAAACATAATCCCCCACAAATGCGGGCTCGATTGATTCCCTCCATCGGGCAGAACTGTCAGGTTGACCGGCGTGGAGACACGCTCGATggcctcctctccaacaTGACGGGAAATCAGGGCCAGGGTGTGTAGAATCCGAGTCCATCCCTCGGTCTTCATGGTGGCTATCGCGTACGCTTCGTAGTTGATGGAAGagccaaggagaaggatcTGAGACAAGCAGCGAtagcgacagcgacagcgattgcgacgacagcgacagcggcgaTCAGGGACTCATTTCAATTTTATCTCATTTCCCAATCCATTCACTGGCCAGTTGGCTCGCTGATAGTCTCCACGCGTCGTCGTCAACAGTCACGACATGGGGAATGTGACATCACGAGAGCCCAATAATGTGAGATCAGACCCTGGAGTGATGTCAGCGACACAGGAACCAGAGTCTGCTAGCAGCGAACTAACTGGTCCATGACTGGTTCAGTAACTGGCTCAGTAACTGGTTCAGTGACGGATCGACCACAACTTTGGAGTGATCCCCACACTTCATTCCTGCAGAACTTCGAGCAATTAGGGCTTCACTTGGAGTTCACGACTTCATGACAATAATTTAATGACAGTCACCCCTTGATCGCTGCATGCATTGACCCACGAACACGAGGCTCCAGTACCCCAGATTCGCCATTCGCCTGCAGAATTCGTATTCCCGCTTGGCATCAGGATCGACCGGCGGAAGATCCGACCTCACTCGACTGCAAGCCAGGCGTGCAATGGAAAATATGCCTGGCTGAGACATTCCCAGACACCGGAGCCTGCATGAAGCAGCGGTATACCCTCTCAATTGGACTGCCTCTCGCTCAGTCCGCCGGGTGATATCATAACATTCCTGGTCGCTGGGCACCTCGTATAGCTCGTTGAATCAGCGTCAACAACCAAATTCCGACGGGCCACGGTCGCAAACACGATCCGGCTTCATGTCGTCTCATGCTGTCTCGGCGCTCGTAATATTGATCTCAAAGAGTTGCGGGTTGGGTATAAATAGCCCCAACTGACTCCCAGATCTCACCATCTCACCCATCAATCACGACAAACTCACTGCAAAGTTAATCCTAACCTCAGTTTCTCAAATGcatctttctttccttttcgcAGTTGCCACTGCGGCCTTTGCCAGCTTCGCTGTCGCTTCTCCTGCGGAGGCCGGCGAGCAATGTCTTTTGATCTGCTGGGCTGAGGAGCACGAGTGCGAGGCTCCTTCGGTATGTTTCCATCTTCTTTATACATTAGTTGTCCTGTGGTATTAACAGTGTGCGTATAGTACCCGAAGAATCAAAATGGAGTGAGTATATCCCTCGCGAATCCCCGTTTGTATACAATGGTATACAGTTGAGACTGACTCGGTTGCAGTGCTGGACTTGCTGCACTCCGTCGTCCTCTTAGGCATAGTCACGCAGTATGTCATTTCAGCTGATGGGTCTAGTTGGAGGATCCAGAGGAGGATCGAGAGGAGGATCGAGAGGAGGATCGAGAGCGTTGAGATGAGATAGTCTGGCATCTATTGTCTTACTAGTTGGAAAGAATATCACTCATTATCAGTCCGAGTCCTTAAACATCTACATGCAATGACGCATGTATTTCCACCGTCGTTCATCAAGTAAACCCCATGCAAGGCCGGCGACTCTCTAACACCACCTTGCCGATCCTGCAATGTGCGTGATAGTAAAATATGACATTGCTTATTGCGGATTGCTCCAGTTAGCTTGCCTAGTGAAGCCCCATTAGCCCTACAATTGCTTCTGCAAGGCCTTGTCCCCAATCACCAGTGCCCTCATGAGTTCATCCTGTACAACCTGGCTGGTTTTCTGCTGTTTTCCATCACGCTCCTAGCAGGCTGAGCTGCATACTAAGCTACAACTGACGAAAGAATCCGCCCTGCTGCAGGAGCACTGAATATCGGAAGTTACTTGCCCTCAAATTATCTGTCCGCGAACAGCTACACGCATGCGCAACTTGATATAGTAACACATGGTCGTTCAACGAGGACCTTGCATCGAGTTCCTGTCTACACGGGGAACTTCTGCTTCATTCCCTCCGATATTCTCTACAAGGCGGGGACGAGCCGCAGGTTTATACCCTTACATTTACATTCATGCATCTGGGCCTGGGTACTGGAAGGAGTGCGCAGATTGTGCATATCACAGTatgctcttcctcgagcgGGCTCTACCATCCTCCCCGGCTACGGGTTGACCTGCGAGGGGCGATTGAGAGAACTCGCACCAGGAATGGTCTTGGGCGCCAATCTCATACGGTACTCCTTGCTTCTCGATATGTCCATTGCCTGGCTCGGGCTGCCCCTAGCGTCTGGGAGGAATGCCGATCCTGTTCCATGCTTTGAGACCTGTAAGATGATAATTCCGGCGTCAGTCGTCAAGGTATAAATACCGGCCAGACAACCCCTCCACCGATCCTAGATACATCCACCATCAGTTACCAGTCTCGATCAAACAATATGCAATACGCTCAGCTTCTCACTGTCGCATTTACGGGCTTTGTTGCCCTCGCAGCCGCCAGTCCTACTCCTCAACAAGAGATCTGTTGGGGGGTCTGCTTCCCCGAAAGGACCGAATGTCCGGAAGGTTGGGTATGTCATATcctttatattaattttatacTATCTCTTGTGTTACATTGTCTTtgaaatatactaatatagaaatatattttagttttCGCACCAGCGTTCTGGAGTAAGTAGTTACACTTCTCCCACATCCAGGTTTTCATTCTGCTACCATAAACATTATACTGATTAGGACCAGTGCTGGACTTGCTGccgtggtgttgaggatgctgATAACTAGTGTGGATCATTATGGGCCACCTTCATGTTAGTTAAGGGACATTCTGTAGCTGGGAGGGATCAGAACGTTAGTTTTTCCGGGCGAGGGCCTGTTTTGAGGCATTCTGCTGTGCCTGTTGCGGGCCCAGCGGCTCTGCCGTTCGGGATATCTGCATACTAGACTAGGAATATATCTCTACGTATCTTGTTATCTTGTGAAGCACATATCTCCATCACTCTCTTATGCTGAAGTAGTACTACATCCACGTTATATGCACATAGACATGTGGAATCTTGTCTCCTGTTAGGGCTACACGCGCATCACTCGAGCATCAAATGGTCCATTGTCTACCTAGCAGGGCTGGGCTAGTTCGCCGCACACAGCCACAGGAAATTGTCTGGCACCCAAAATCTAGCACGCGGGGAGGGGGTCGGAGTACTGGCAAGCATCGCTAGCTCCGGTGCTGATCTCCTCCGGCTGTATTTGTTCGTTAGCTTCTGCATGAAAGAAACGACTCTTATCAAGGATCATGCTTACCTCAGAGCCATCGGTAACACCCTCGTACTCGGTGCAGATAGTCTCGGTGTCGGAAACACAGGTGTCGCTCTTGATGGTGGCAGTGTCGCccatgttgctgttgattCCGACGAGGGTGCTGGTTCCGCCGACAGCAGTGACGCCCTCGATGGTGACGTGACGCTCGTACATCTCGTCGCAGTTTCCGCAGGAGCGGTACAGCTTGCCGAAGTTGTACGCAGTGAAGCCGGAGATGCTGacggtgccgccgccgttgtGCTGGATAACCTTGTCCTCGGCGCCCTGGGCACCACCGCCGATGACGGTGAAGGGACCGTCACCAGtcttgagggagagggcgtcTGTAGATAACGTTAGCTTAGCTCAATCATATATTTATTCACGGGGAACGACATACCCTCGCAGACAGCCTCCCACCAGACGTTCTCAATGGTGCAGGAGCCCTGGCAGTAAACACCCTCGATCTGGTCAGTTCCAATGATGGCGTTCTTCAGAGTACCACCGTCTTCAACAGAGAAGACGGCGTCCTCGTCGCCACCCTCGCCTTCCGAGCAGGAAACGCCGCGGCCGAAGGTCTTCATGCCACCATCGTAGGTCTGGTTGCCGGAGATGACGTACGGCTCGTCAAAGGTCTCGCTCCCCTTCGACTCAGGGAGGGGGAAGGAGTCGGCGCGCCTGTCGAGCCTGGTAAAGCGCGAGGAGTGCGAGCGAGCGCCGTGCGTGGCCAGCACGCTGGTCGCCAGGGACAGAGCCAAAACCTGCTTGATAAACATATTGTACAGTGGTAGTAGTAATGAGGACCGGTGGAAAGAATGAAGCGAAAACGAAGGAATGTGATTATGCCGATGATACCAGATCAACGattttattttgtttttttggATGCTCTGCAGTTCAAGTCCAACAGTCGAAGGCGTCGAAGAGTCTTTTATACCCCCATCCTCTTCCCGCCGTCAACGCAGGTCCAGGGAGTCAACCGCCTAACCTCTTCTTGGCAAGTTTCAATGTTTTCCCGAATTAATCCCGTTGAAACCGATCAGCAGCGGAATCCAGCAGGCCACGAGTCATATATCCTGGCCTGATTCGTGCACTCGCAAGCCGAACTGTCAAACTGCCACAGCTCCCCTGCAATGGCTTGGCCGGCGCCCCGGAAAAGCTTGGAAGAGCGCAAAACCCTAAGAGGAGTCTCTCAGCACGGCTCCAGAGAGGAGTCTCACTTTCATACGCCACTAGTTCTTGGCAGGGTCAACCTTAGTTTCTGATGGTCGTTTTCGTCTCCGTTTCGGGATATACCACCGAGGGATGCTCGGGTTGTTATCTGATACTGCTGCCGCATGTGGGAAAACACCGAGGGATGCATCCTGGCGACTCCAGTCTCGTCTCTCATTTGAACTTGTCCGGGGTCGGCTGTTGGCGCTGTCTCGTGGAAAAATTCTGTATCTTCTGTATCTGCAGAGCGAGGGATCATCGCGATCATCGGTATTTATTATCGGCCATCTATTCTAATTCGACACGGCGAGTCTTTCTAGATAGTCAAGTCATGAAATATAAACTACGTACAACAAGTTTACGAGCGCAAACTGCAGAACGAGGACCCTGACAGGCGGATGGGCCGGTTGTGGGCACTCATCGTGGCTGTGCAATTAGGGTCTTGTCTAGAGTATATtggcctgttcctgttggCGGCTAGCTCAATCAACCTCAAACAAGGAGCCTCCAAAGCAGCAAATAACATCCCGGCATGTTGCTATCATCCCCATATCGGTCCAGAACTGAGTCCAGAACCGAGTCCATCCAACTCCATGCTAAGCGTTCTGTTATTGCACTTACTCGTCACCTCCAACGTCACCAGGCCAAACCCTACCTTAATTCCGAGCGGCGCCATGGCCTTTACCTGAGACTCTTCAGCAGTCAGCGCACAGTTCTGGGCT
The nucleotide sequence above comes from Aspergillus puulaauensis MK2 DNA, chromosome 3, nearly complete sequence. Encoded proteins:
- a CDS encoding alpha-L-arabinofuranosidase A (COG:G;~EggNog:ENOG410PHNV;~InterPro:IPR010720,IPR017853,IPR013780;~PFAM:PF06964;~go_function: GO:0046556 - alpha-L-arabinofuranosidase activity [Evidence IEA];~go_process: GO:0046373 - L-arabinose metabolic process [Evidence IEA]), coding for MKTEGWTRILHTLALISRHVGEEAIERVSTPVNLTVLPDGGNQSSPHLWGIMFEEMDHSGDGGIHGNLLQNNGFQGSDTGLTGYKSIGNTHISESDTPLSDAITSTLAVSVRSDATGFVGFANTGYKGVPVLNATYSSTFWMKGEYSGTVMLRLVNSEDGTVYASHNVTVDKSRQKFEEYHATFEADASPVGDNEWQLLVDSEKAKGHILRFGLVQLFPPTWNDRANGLRADLIQPVYDLQPKFLRFPGGNNIEGIDVDSRWKWNETIGPVVNRPGRDTPWHYPNTDALGLDEYLWWCEDMNMTAVLTVWDGKSYDEILSGADLHPFLDDILDELEYLLGPSNSTYGSLRSKNGREEPWPVQYIEIGNEDDYTGGCDTYPDRLTQIYNTIHDAYPHLTLIVDNMDPNCLPAEPLPDVMYDYHYYRQPDTLVDMFNYWDNQPRDQPVIVGEFGCRNYTDPDGLFWTFVKGSCSEAVHMIGMERNSDAVLMAAYAPLLQHFGYMQWSPTLFGFDSSPNSLVLSTSYYVQKMFATNHGTKTHPIKSDSDFGPIYWVASSNDTHYQIKLANYNPENHTVNVQVPGAKKETGSLEMLAGEENASNQPHSIVVTPTVHEIRNGSEGFTVQMPPYGVAVLVVS
- a CDS encoding uncharacterized protein (SECRETED:SignalP(1-20)) — encoded protein: MHLSFLFAVATAAFASFAVASPAEAGEQCLLICWAEEHECEAPSYPKNQNGCWTCCTPSSS
- a CDS encoding pectate lyase (CAZy:PL3;~COG:G;~EggNog:ENOG410PKEE;~InterPro:IPR012334,IPR004898,IPR011050;~PFAM:PF03211;~SECRETED:SignalP(1-17);~go_component: GO:0005576 - extracellular region [Evidence IEA];~go_function: GO:0030570 - pectate lyase activity [Evidence IEA]), with amino-acid sequence MFIKQVLALSLATSVLATHGARSHSSRFTRLDRRADSFPLPESKGSETFDEPYVISGNQTYDGGMKTFGRGVSCSEGEGGDEDAVFSVEDGGTLKNAIIGTDQIEGVYCQGSCTIENVWWEAVCEDALSLKTGDGPFTVIGGGAQGAEDKVIQHNGGGTVSISGFTAYNFGKLYRSCGNCDEMYERHVTIEGVTAVGGTSTLVGINSNMGDTATIKSDTCVSDTETICTEYEGVTDGSEPEEISTGASDACQYSDPLPAC